One Virgibacillus proomii DNA window includes the following coding sequences:
- a CDS encoding nucleoside hydrolase, which translates to MRRVIIDTDTAGDDTIALLMALHHYKVEGVTITGGNVDFDQQVENALYTIQVAKPKEYVPVYKGYEGPILATGDERHRTVEDVHGEDGMGGAHFPKAKQRPETGHAVDFIIEKVKQYPGEVSLLAIAPLTNIAMAIKKDPSIVQLIPHLYIMGGTNNTLGNITPAAEYNFWVDPEAAKLVLHSGIPITMVGWDMCIKYSIMDDGDHEEIKKIGTAGSQFFTDINRVVMKFNKAVHRLNGTTHPDTLLVAIAADESLMTMSNHYYVDIETKGELTRGYSLVDLNNRMNKKPNVRVCEAVDRDKFKNSLLEMLTTII; encoded by the coding sequence ATGAGAAGAGTTATTATAGATACGGATACTGCAGGGGATGATACGATAGCTTTGTTAATGGCTCTACACCATTATAAGGTTGAAGGAGTAACGATTACGGGAGGAAATGTTGATTTTGATCAGCAGGTAGAAAATGCGCTCTACACCATTCAAGTAGCAAAACCGAAAGAATACGTTCCTGTTTACAAAGGTTATGAAGGCCCAATTTTAGCAACTGGAGATGAGCGCCATCGTACTGTTGAGGACGTTCATGGAGAAGATGGAATGGGAGGGGCGCATTTTCCAAAAGCAAAACAGCGACCTGAAACTGGTCATGCTGTTGATTTTATTATTGAAAAAGTGAAGCAGTATCCTGGAGAAGTTTCTCTTCTTGCTATCGCTCCTTTAACCAACATCGCCATGGCAATTAAAAAAGATCCGTCGATTGTTCAGCTTATTCCACACCTTTACATAATGGGTGGGACAAATAATACATTGGGTAATATTACTCCGGCGGCTGAATATAATTTTTGGGTTGACCCCGAAGCCGCCAAGCTTGTTCTTCATTCCGGGATACCGATTACGATGGTTGGTTGGGATATGTGTATAAAATATTCAATTATGGATGATGGCGATCATGAAGAAATAAAAAAAATCGGAACGGCTGGTTCTCAATTTTTTACTGATATTAATCGAGTAGTGATGAAATTTAATAAAGCAGTACATCGTTTAAACGGGACAACCCATCCCGATACGTTACTTGTAGCCATTGCGGCTGATGAAAGTTTGATGACAATGTCTAATCATTATTATGTTGATATTGAAACGAAGGGGGAATTAACCAGGGGTTATAGTCTTGTTGATTTAAATAATCGAATGAATAAAAAACCAAATGTTCGAGTTTGTGAAGCTGTTGATCGTGATAAGTTTAAAAACTCCCTTCTAGAGATGTTAACTACTATTATATAA
- the rbsK gene encoding ribokinase, which produces MEQKTKKVLSIGSYNVGLTCRTGRIPNWGETLIGSGFSESYGGKGSNQAVAAAKLGGEVTFVGCFGEDKYGDDGLAMLERAGVDTSYIIRTNKRVTGVGIILLNEENDNCIIVDVGANKELCPMYMDSIENVISDCDIVVFQLEIPYETVRRGMEIAKRKGKMIILNPAPARKEAMELLSLASIVNPNESELLILNGKEPSDQLTMEECERLARQLLTKGPEVVIVTRGEKGCFIVTSKETVNIPAYPVKAIDTTGAGDAFTGALAVALAEGYELLEAVSFANLAGAYCVTKEEVVPAFATREQLSQFKNNKQFADIHEGEGLFKI; this is translated from the coding sequence GTGGAGCAAAAAACAAAAAAAGTACTTTCAATTGGTAGTTATAATGTTGGCTTAACTTGTAGAACTGGGCGAATCCCTAACTGGGGAGAGACGCTTATTGGCAGCGGCTTTTCCGAAAGCTATGGGGGAAAAGGATCAAACCAAGCTGTTGCTGCAGCTAAGCTAGGTGGAGAGGTAACTTTTGTGGGGTGTTTCGGTGAGGACAAATATGGTGATGACGGGCTAGCCATGCTAGAGAGAGCAGGTGTCGATACCTCTTACATTATTCGAACAAATAAACGTGTAACGGGTGTTGGCATTATTTTGTTAAATGAAGAAAACGATAATTGTATTATTGTTGATGTAGGGGCTAATAAAGAGCTTTGTCCAATGTATATGGACAGCATTGAAAATGTGATTTCTGATTGTGATATAGTCGTTTTTCAGTTGGAAATTCCTTATGAAACAGTAAGGCGGGGGATGGAAATTGCAAAAAGGAAAGGGAAAATGATTATTTTAAATCCAGCCCCTGCAAGAAAAGAAGCAATGGAGTTGTTGTCGTTGGCATCCATTGTTAATCCGAACGAATCAGAACTCCTCATACTAAACGGTAAAGAACCAAGTGATCAACTTACAATGGAAGAATGTGAACGGCTAGCACGACAATTGTTAACAAAAGGACCTGAAGTTGTCATTGTCACAAGAGGGGAGAAGGGCTGCTTTATTGTCACCTCTAAGGAGACAGTGAACATCCCGGCCTATCCAGTTAAAGCTATTGATACGACAGGAGCAGGTGATGCGTTTACTGGAGCGTTAGCTGTAGCATTAGCTGAAGGATACGAGTTGTTGGAAGCGGTTTCTTTTGCGAACCTAGCCGGTGCTTATTGTGTAACGAAGGAAGAAGTTGTTCCGGCATTTGCTACTAGGGAACAACTCAGTCAATTTAAAAATAATAAACAATTTGCCGATATACATGAAGGAGAAGGTTTATTTAAAATATAA
- a CDS encoding FGGY-family carbohydrate kinase: MDKYFMGIDNGGTITKAAIYTSAGKEIGLATRKTKMIMPQPYHTEKNMEELWKANISVIKEAIRISKIKVEQIAGVSITGHGNGIYLSNKYGEPVYNGIVSTDNRAKHYIENWYSDARFEKEILPKTMQSIWAGQPVALLAWLKDNHPKVIEETDYIFMVKDYIRFKLTGKAYLELTDISGTNLLNVRDRCYDKELLAFFGLEDILPKLPPLKESTDLCGYITKEAANVTGLKEGTPVAGGLFDIAASAIASGLITDKELCIVAGTWSINEFITKTPIIDRELFMTSIYCLPEYWLVTEASPTSASNLEWFIDNFMVQEKLNAKENGVPIYDICNEMVKNTTPEESDLLFFPFLFGSNTVPNANSCFIGMNSWHKKEHLVRAVYEGIVFGHIYHIERLLQYRDKLEKTRIAGGVTKSNVWLQMFADCLQIPLEIVEVNEHGTLGTVMCAAVMTGNYHSIKEAADKMIKIESTIYPTKENSRIYKVKYMNYKKTLKRMEEVWKVGVY; encoded by the coding sequence ATGGATAAGTACTTTATGGGTATTGATAATGGGGGTACGATAACCAAAGCAGCAATTTACACCTCAGCTGGAAAAGAAATTGGATTAGCAACAAGAAAAACAAAAATGATTATGCCACAACCTTATCACACGGAAAAAAACATGGAAGAATTATGGAAAGCCAATATCTCTGTGATTAAAGAAGCAATTCGTATTTCTAAAATTAAAGTAGAACAAATTGCTGGCGTCTCTATAACCGGGCATGGTAATGGTATTTATTTATCTAATAAGTATGGAGAGCCTGTGTATAACGGAATAGTTTCTACAGATAATCGGGCAAAGCATTATATCGAAAATTGGTATAGTGATGCACGATTTGAAAAAGAAATTTTGCCCAAAACGATGCAATCTATTTGGGCTGGTCAACCAGTGGCTTTGCTAGCCTGGTTAAAGGATAACCATCCAAAAGTAATCGAGGAAACAGATTATATATTTATGGTAAAAGATTATATTCGTTTTAAATTAACTGGGAAAGCATATTTAGAGCTGACGGATATATCTGGAACAAACCTATTAAATGTTAGAGATCGTTGCTATGATAAAGAGCTATTAGCTTTTTTTGGATTGGAAGACATACTGCCTAAGTTGCCGCCGTTGAAGGAATCAACAGATTTGTGTGGATATATAACAAAGGAAGCAGCGAACGTAACAGGTTTGAAAGAAGGAACACCAGTTGCTGGAGGGCTATTCGATATCGCTGCATCAGCGATAGCTTCCGGACTTATAACAGATAAAGAGTTATGCATTGTAGCTGGAACGTGGAGCATTAACGAATTTATTACGAAAACTCCGATAATCGATCGTGAGTTATTTATGACTTCCATTTATTGTTTACCGGAATATTGGTTAGTTACAGAAGCTAGTCCAACTTCAGCAAGTAATTTAGAGTGGTTTATTGATAATTTTATGGTTCAAGAAAAGTTGAATGCGAAAGAAAATGGAGTCCCCATTTATGATATATGTAATGAGATGGTCAAGAATACGACACCAGAAGAAAGTGATCTCCTCTTCTTTCCATTTTTATTTGGTTCAAATACAGTCCCAAATGCTAATTCCTGCTTCATTGGCATGAATAGCTGGCATAAGAAAGAACACCTAGTTAGAGCTGTATATGAAGGTATTGTGTTTGGACATATATACCATATAGAAAGGTTATTACAATATAGAGATAAATTGGAAAAGACCAGAATTGCCGGTGGTGTAACAAAATCAAATGTATGGTTACAAATGTTTGCTGACTGTTTACAAATTCCTTTGGAAATAGTAGAAGTAAATGAGCATGGAACGTTAGGTACAGTTATGTGTGCTGCTGTTATGACAGGAAATTATCATTCCATAAAAGAAGCTGCAGATAAAATGATTAAAATTGAAAGCACGATTTATCCCACTAAAGAAAACAGCCGTATATATAAAGTTAAGTATATGAATTATAAGAAAACATTAAAGAGAATGGAAGAAGTGTGGAAGGTTGGTGTTTACTAG
- a CDS encoding NupC/NupG family nucleoside CNT transporter, which produces MQIIWGIFGVLFLLGLAFLLSKDKKAINVRTIAGALIIQVVFAFIVLKWETGKNILGSVAAFVQRIIDSSNEGIQFVFGGLFEAEGIGFVFAFQVLTIIIFFSSLISVLFYLGIMQFLTRIVGGFLSILLKTTKPESLSAAANIFVGLTEAPLVIKPYLSKMSNSELFAVMTGGTASVSGSVLVGYSLLGIPLEYLIAAAFMAAPAGLLMAKIIIPERNLSAEAQPITFQKDPDTVNIIDAASKGALDGLKMALNIGALLLAFISLISLANLGLGWFSSLFGFEAITLEEILGVLFAPLAFVIGVPWEEAVQAGSFIGQKFVLNEFVAYSSFASEIGSFSDKTVAIISFALCGFANLGAMAMLLGGIGGLAPDRRSDLARFGFLAVIGGTLANLLSAAIAGMLL; this is translated from the coding sequence ATGCAAATTATTTGGGGTATATTTGGAGTATTGTTTTTATTAGGGCTGGCCTTTCTCCTGTCTAAAGATAAAAAAGCCATTAATGTGAGAACGATTGCCGGTGCTTTAATCATTCAGGTAGTTTTTGCATTCATCGTTCTAAAATGGGAAACAGGGAAAAACATTTTAGGAAGTGTAGCTGCTTTTGTCCAACGTATTATCGATTCTTCTAATGAAGGAATACAATTTGTATTTGGAGGGCTATTTGAGGCAGAGGGAATAGGTTTTGTTTTTGCCTTTCAGGTTTTAACCATTATTATTTTCTTTTCATCCCTAATTTCCGTATTGTTTTATCTCGGTATTATGCAATTTTTAACCAGAATCGTAGGTGGTTTTCTTTCCATACTTTTAAAAACGACAAAGCCGGAATCGTTGTCAGCGGCAGCAAATATTTTTGTTGGATTAACGGAGGCTCCACTCGTTATTAAGCCGTATTTAAGTAAGATGTCAAATTCAGAATTATTCGCTGTAATGACAGGTGGAACAGCTTCTGTTTCCGGCTCTGTTTTAGTAGGTTACTCACTATTAGGTATCCCGCTTGAATATTTAATTGCAGCTGCTTTTATGGCGGCACCAGCAGGACTATTAATGGCAAAAATTATCATCCCTGAAAGAAATTTGAGTGCAGAGGCACAGCCAATTACGTTTCAGAAAGACCCTGATACAGTAAATATTATTGATGCTGCATCGAAGGGTGCATTAGACGGGTTGAAAATGGCCTTAAATATCGGAGCGCTATTACTTGCTTTTATTTCATTGATTTCGTTAGCCAATTTAGGACTTGGCTGGTTTAGTTCTTTGTTTGGATTTGAGGCAATCACGTTGGAAGAAATACTTGGTGTCCTCTTTGCTCCACTGGCGTTTGTAATTGGAGTTCCATGGGAAGAAGCTGTACAGGCTGGTTCTTTTATTGGTCAGAAGTTTGTGCTTAATGAATTTGTTGCTTATAGCTCATTTGCGTCAGAAATAGGTTCGTTTTCAGATAAAACAGTTGCCATTATCAGCTTTGCCCTTTGTGGGTTTGCTAACCTAGGAGCCATGGCAATGCTTCTTGGTGGAATCGGTGGACTTGCACCAGACCGTAGGAGTGATCTCGCTCGATTTGGTTTTTTAGCCGTAATCGGCGGAACTTTAGCCAATTTACTCAGTGCCGCAATTGCTGGGATGTTGCTTTAA
- a CDS encoding GntR family transcriptional regulator, producing MEVKFVKKENSIPLYRQIAEWMMENITFEYWKKGHKLPAEEGLAKHIDVSRGTVRKAISLLIEQGLLIQVQGKGTFVEKQKISYPFAQELISFAESMESKGYTFKTNVLEMKVVKASPEIQHKLDLDENEEVFYLKRVRFIKHEPAILLENWVSLKYCYGIEYEDFEQTSLFKAIEKRIDGKINLGIRNFSAKSLDKEQADLLGLEVSDPVLYIDQITFGLNQVPVECSHILLRTDKYEVTSILTR from the coding sequence ATGGAGGTAAAATTTGTAAAAAAGGAAAATTCAATCCCACTCTATCGACAAATTGCCGAGTGGATGATGGAAAATATTACATTTGAATATTGGAAGAAAGGGCATAAACTGCCTGCGGAAGAAGGTTTAGCGAAACATATAGATGTCAGCAGAGGGACAGTACGTAAAGCAATTTCATTATTAATTGAACAAGGGTTACTCATTCAAGTTCAAGGAAAAGGAACATTTGTGGAAAAACAAAAAATTTCTTACCCCTTTGCCCAAGAACTCATCTCATTTGCAGAATCGATGGAGTCAAAAGGATATACATTTAAGACGAATGTTCTTGAAATGAAAGTTGTGAAAGCTAGTCCTGAAATTCAGCATAAACTTGATCTTGATGAAAATGAAGAAGTTTTCTACTTAAAAAGAGTGCGTTTCATTAAGCATGAGCCTGCTATTCTGTTAGAAAATTGGGTTTCTTTAAAATACTGTTACGGCATTGAGTATGAAGATTTTGAGCAGACAAGTTTATTTAAAGCAATCGAAAAGCGTATAGATGGGAAAATAAATCTAGGGATTCGGAATTTTTCCGCCAAATCTTTAGATAAGGAGCAAGCTGACCTTTTGGGGTTGGAAGTCAGTGATCCTGTTTTATATATTGATCAAATCACATTTGGTCTTAATCAAGTCCCTGTTGAATGCTCTCATATTTTATTACGAACAGATAAATATGAGGTTACATCCATACTTACAAGGTAA
- a CDS encoding 2-hydroxyacid dehydrogenase, with amino-acid sequence MKCLAITDLFIPKDMMEKGLIQLRAAGMKVVIREWSHSDLEELQHDNLKIEQQGSEAVKLPESIYQDIEEYDVIITQFAPINENVIKQATNLKLIGVLRGGMENVHLKSATDRGIQVLNTPGRNARSVAEFTVGMILSEVRNIARSHAALKQGEWKKDFVNAEFVPELKDKTVGIIGFGNIGQLVGKLLSSFDTNIIFYDPYFQGDTVFDQVDLNTLLQRSDIVSLHGRLTEETKHMIRYKHFEMMKHTAVIINTARSGLIKEEDLIRALKNRLITGAAIDTFDDEPLDENSPFVELDNVTITAHIAGSTIDAFQNTPKKLAARILDWKENQK; translated from the coding sequence ATGAAGTGCCTAGCCATCACTGATCTATTTATCCCGAAAGATATGATGGAGAAAGGTTTAATTCAGTTACGGGCAGCTGGAATGAAAGTAGTGATTAGAGAATGGTCGCATTCTGATTTAGAAGAATTACAGCATGATAATTTGAAGATAGAACAGCAAGGCAGTGAAGCTGTGAAGTTACCAGAATCTATCTATCAGGATATTGAAGAATATGATGTAATCATTACACAATTTGCTCCTATTAATGAAAACGTAATTAAACAAGCAACGAACTTAAAATTAATTGGCGTACTACGTGGCGGAATGGAAAATGTACATTTGAAATCCGCAACGGATAGAGGAATTCAAGTTCTAAACACTCCTGGGAGAAATGCTAGAAGTGTTGCTGAATTTACAGTAGGAATGATATTATCAGAAGTCCGCAACATTGCTCGTTCCCACGCCGCCTTAAAACAAGGAGAGTGGAAAAAAGACTTTGTAAATGCGGAGTTTGTCCCGGAACTTAAGGATAAGACAGTAGGAATAATAGGCTTTGGAAACATTGGACAATTAGTTGGTAAGCTTCTTAGCAGTTTTGATACGAATATCATTTTTTATGATCCATACTTTCAAGGTGATACAGTATTTGATCAAGTGGATTTAAATACCTTATTACAAAGATCTGATATTGTTTCATTACACGGAAGATTAACAGAAGAAACGAAACATATGATTCGCTACAAACATTTTGAAATGATGAAACATACAGCTGTAATCATAAACACTGCTCGTTCAGGCTTAATAAAAGAAGAGGATCTAATCCGGGCATTAAAAAATCGTCTGATTACTGGAGCGGCTATCGATACGTTTGACGATGAACCTTTAGATGAAAACAGTCCCTTTGTTGAACTTGATAATGTTACAATAACAGCACATATAGCTGGCAGTACTATTGATGCCTTTCAAAACACTCCAAAAAAATTGGCGGCTAGAATATTAGATTGGAAGGAGAATCAGAAATAA
- a CDS encoding SDR family NAD(P)-dependent oxidoreductase — MNLGIKGKTAVVTGGSRGVGREIALSLAREGTNVVLTYQDNKEKAKKVVERINKIGSRAADLQLDLLDGNAVSKLIGKSSKHFGDIDILINNAAAWPTSYIKDMSLREWKETIQINLDSVFLTCQAFVQHCLSKKKKGKILNITSQAAFYGSTTGHAHYAASKAGMIAFSISLAREHAKDGINVNNLALGIVDTDMMRESLQEKNDYYLNRIPLGRIAKPSEIADIASFLVSEKANYMTGATIDATGGMLMR, encoded by the coding sequence GTGAATTTAGGAATAAAAGGGAAAACAGCGGTTGTAACTGGTGGATCTAGAGGAGTTGGTCGTGAAATTGCTTTATCATTAGCAAGAGAAGGAACAAATGTTGTTCTAACCTATCAAGATAATAAGGAAAAAGCAAAAAAGGTCGTAGAGAGGATAAACAAGATAGGGTCGAGGGCAGCTGATCTTCAACTCGATTTATTGGATGGAAATGCAGTATCCAAATTAATTGGTAAAAGCAGCAAGCATTTTGGCGATATAGATATTTTAATTAATAATGCGGCTGCATGGCCAACTAGTTATATAAAAGACATGAGTTTAAGGGAATGGAAGGAGACAATCCAAATAAATTTGGATAGTGTTTTTCTTACTTGTCAGGCTTTTGTCCAACATTGCTTAAGCAAAAAGAAGAAAGGCAAAATACTAAATATAACATCACAAGCGGCTTTTTATGGTTCAACTACAGGTCATGCACATTATGCTGCAAGTAAAGCCGGTATGATTGCTTTTTCTATTTCACTGGCGAGAGAACATGCTAAGGATGGAATTAATGTTAATAATCTTGCTTTAGGTATTGTAGATACAGATATGATGAGAGAATCATTGCAGGAAAAGAATGATTACTATCTAAATCGCATTCCTTTGGGGAGAATAGCAAAGCCTAGCGAGATTGCTGATATTGCCAGTTTTTTAGTTTCTGAGAAAGCAAATTATATGACAGGTGCAACTATTGATGCTACCGGTGGAATGTTAATGAGATAA
- a CDS encoding 6-phospho-beta-glucosidase — protein sequence MVRNGIKIATIGGGSSYTPEFVEGLINRYKELPVRELWLVDIEEGKEKLNIVGNLAKRMVKKANLPMKVYMTLNRKEALKNADFVTTQMRVGLLQARIKDERIPLKHGMIGQETNGAGGLFKALRTIPVVLDIAEEMTELCPNAWLINFTNPAGIVTEAVMRHSSHKKVIGLCNVPINMKMTITQLLDVPTDQISITFGGLNHMSYGLDVHVNGESRMDEVIELLADSDKQLTMKNIIPLPWDKDFVKGLGLVPSPYHRYYYKTSDILKNELEEFKVGKTRAEVVKQLEDELFELYKDPNLNIKPPQLEKRGGAYYSDAACNLISSIYNDKGDIQTLNIRNKGAITSLPNDTIVEINCIVTKQGPIPLAVGELPYSINGLIQQIKSFELAAIKAAVTGSYEQALLALCINPLITSDEKAKVILDEMLEAHKTYLPQFFK from the coding sequence TTGGTTAGAAACGGAATTAAAATAGCTACTATTGGTGGAGGATCAAGTTATACACCTGAATTTGTTGAAGGACTAATTAATCGATATAAAGAGCTTCCGGTTCGTGAATTATGGTTAGTCGATATAGAAGAAGGAAAAGAAAAACTAAATATCGTCGGGAATTTAGCCAAACGAATGGTAAAGAAAGCCAACTTGCCAATGAAAGTTTATATGACATTGAACCGAAAAGAAGCATTAAAAAACGCAGATTTTGTAACAACTCAGATGCGTGTAGGCTTACTGCAAGCAAGGATTAAAGATGAACGCATCCCTTTAAAACATGGCATGATCGGTCAAGAAACAAATGGAGCCGGTGGTTTGTTCAAAGCACTTCGAACGATTCCCGTTGTATTGGATATAGCAGAAGAAATGACGGAACTGTGCCCTAATGCATGGCTCATTAATTTCACCAACCCCGCCGGCATAGTAACAGAGGCTGTTATGAGACATAGTAGCCATAAAAAAGTAATTGGTCTCTGTAATGTACCGATTAACATGAAAATGACAATTACTCAATTGCTCGATGTCCCAACTGATCAAATAAGTATCACTTTTGGCGGATTAAATCATATGTCATATGGTCTGGATGTCCATGTAAATGGAGAATCAAGAATGGATGAGGTTATTGAGTTATTGGCAGACTCGGATAAACAATTAACGATGAAAAATATAATTCCACTACCTTGGGATAAAGACTTCGTTAAGGGACTGGGGTTAGTACCAAGTCCCTATCATCGTTATTATTATAAAACGAGTGACATACTTAAAAACGAGTTAGAAGAATTTAAAGTGGGCAAAACCCGTGCAGAAGTTGTTAAGCAGTTAGAAGATGAACTGTTCGAATTGTATAAGGATCCTAATCTTAATATTAAACCTCCACAGCTTGAAAAACGTGGAGGAGCTTATTACAGTGATGCTGCTTGTAATTTAATATCATCTATATATAATGATAAAGGTGATATTCAAACACTTAACATCCGTAATAAAGGAGCCATTACAAGTCTCCCTAACGATACAATCGTTGAAATCAACTGTATTGTTACAAAGCAGGGGCCTATCCCGCTTGCAGTTGGAGAACTTCCATATTCGATTAATGGCCTTATTCAACAAATAAAGTCATTTGAATTAGCTGCAATCAAAGCTGCTGTTACAGGTTCTTATGAGCAAGCTTTATTAGCTCTTTGTATCAACCCACTTATTACAAGTGATGAAAAAGCAAAAGTAATATTGGATGAAATGTTAGAAGCACACAAAACATATTTACCTCAGTTCTTCAAATAA
- a CDS encoding PTS sugar transporter subunit IIC, which yields MAKFTDFLEKKVSNPMARLAEQRHLLAIRDGVISALPFIIVGSFFLILASPPLPESWEITKWATGHADAILIPYRMTMFIMSLYVAFGIGYNLAQSYKVDPLSGAQIAVASLLLTITPSVVEELGFVLPMQYLGGSGLFVTIIVSILSVEIFRICKQKEITIKLPDAVPSSVSRSFEALIPVAIVIILMTIITVTMGVNLHALVEKLTTPLVTAGDSLFGVLVPVFLITFFWSFGIHGVSVVGSVARPLWEVYIANNAEAVAAGASELPHIAPEPLFQWFIWIGGSGATLGLVIVMLIFAKSKYLKNLGKAVVVPSVFNINEPVIFGLPIVLNPILIIPFIVTPIITATISYLATSVGLVSPTFIRAPWTLPAPIGAYLATGGDWRSIILVFINIAISAVVYLPFLRVYDKKMLSMEQGQEQE from the coding sequence ATGGCTAAGTTTACAGATTTCTTAGAAAAAAAAGTATCAAACCCAATGGCCAGATTAGCTGAACAGCGTCATCTGTTGGCAATACGTGACGGAGTAATATCTGCCTTGCCATTTATTATAGTAGGGTCATTCTTTTTAATACTTGCTTCCCCTCCATTACCGGAATCATGGGAAATTACGAAATGGGCAACTGGTCACGCTGATGCCATATTAATTCCGTATCGAATGACCATGTTTATCATGTCCTTATATGTAGCCTTTGGTATTGGTTATAATCTGGCACAATCATATAAGGTCGACCCATTATCCGGAGCGCAAATTGCAGTTGCTTCCTTACTACTTACCATAACTCCATCTGTCGTCGAAGAGTTAGGCTTTGTACTGCCAATGCAGTATCTAGGTGGAAGTGGATTATTCGTAACTATTATTGTATCTATTTTATCTGTAGAAATATTTAGGATATGTAAGCAAAAAGAAATTACGATTAAACTTCCAGATGCGGTGCCATCATCCGTAAGTCGCTCCTTTGAAGCACTAATACCTGTTGCAATTGTAATTATTTTAATGACTATTATTACTGTAACGATGGGAGTAAATTTACATGCTCTTGTAGAAAAACTAACTACACCGCTTGTTACTGCTGGAGATAGTTTATTCGGCGTATTGGTTCCTGTATTTTTAATTACATTCTTTTGGTCGTTCGGTATTCACGGAGTATCCGTTGTCGGTTCAGTTGCTCGCCCTCTATGGGAAGTGTACATAGCAAATAATGCTGAAGCTGTTGCTGCCGGTGCAAGTGAATTACCTCACATTGCTCCAGAGCCTTTATTTCAATGGTTTATTTGGATTGGTGGTTCTGGTGCCACATTAGGTCTAGTTATTGTCATGTTAATTTTCGCTAAATCAAAATATTTAAAAAATCTTGGTAAAGCTGTTGTTGTCCCAAGTGTTTTTAACATTAATGAACCGGTTATTTTTGGGTTACCAATTGTATTAAATCCCATTTTAATCATCCCATTTATAGTCACACCAATTATAACCGCAACCATATCCTATTTGGCTACATCGGTTGGACTCGTATCGCCGACATTTATAAGGGCTCCATGGACACTCCCTGCACCAATTGGAGCATACTTAGCAACTGGAGGAGATTGGCGTTCTATCATTCTAGTATTCATAAATATTGCTATATCTGCGGTAGTTTATCTACCTTTCCTAAGAGTTTATGACAAAAAAATGCTCAGTATGGAGCAAGGTCAAGAGCAAGAATAG